In Eupeodes corollae chromosome 3, idEupCoro1.1, whole genome shotgun sequence, a single genomic region encodes these proteins:
- the LOC129952421 gene encoding LIM domain-containing protein A-like translates to MIEKCTCNRREKIDFSIKQRMNDCSLVQRHQDTPTPENPISHSCPQLSSSSSPSQIYSNILGNNNNNNINTNNNWNCNCNNRPDHQDQHQHQYQQQNQHQHQNYLHHYHHHHHQENIGRQCMCASGSDSLRHFNKNCSIQPPHHWPSSTV, encoded by the coding sequence atgattgaaaagtgCACATGCAACCGTAGAGAGAAAATAGACTTTTCAATCAAACAGAGGATGAATGATTGTTCCCTAGTCCAAAGACATCAAGACACTCCGACACCGGAAAATCCTATATCCCATAGTTGTCCGCaactgtcgtcgtcgtcgtcgccgtcgcAAATTTATTCGAATATTCTtggaaataacaacaacaacaacataaacaCTAACAACAACTGGAATTGCAATTGCAACAATCGGCCCGATCACCAGgaccagcatcagcatcagtacCAGCAACAGAACCAGCACCAGCACCAAAACTACcttcatcattatcatcatcatcatcatcaagagAACATTGGACGACAATGCATGTGCGCCAGTGGGAGCGATAGTCTTCGACATTTCAACAAAAACTGTAGCATCCAGCCACCTCACCATTGGCCATCGAGCACAGTGTGA
- the LOC129952420 gene encoding monocarboxylate transporter 10 has translation MNNFYNSYNAYNQQHHLHADDPVLPATVPLPPTSHLRRQAAAVSRPSFGNGNLSNQHSQSITALCNVFDNYYGNSFTCQCHGNLGTPKVRSDQWFEEPKPRELPPPPSCYSGYERGNRLTDDEDSTFPAGLLDREFHMLHRNIPALRRSGVDITTIRQHFYPDGGWGWIICGLSFLAHVLTSGLQLSYGLLLFYATQHFGNKSEIDWLGALSWSVSTIAIPVVIAFCRKKSTRLLAVIGGLVLPLGVLFTSFATQLGQMSFSYGVLIGLGVSMVRESSIIMIGNYFKKRRQFVEMVAMSGEGVGLALFSVILKEGVGKMGWRLGLQVIAAMVSVSFFMGLLYRPASLYHPQRRAIQHLKNQRKKVKEKKTIVQSPKKSFIDLVPARSTTVRVLIITSAVSALGIYAPIFSMSLHAAKEGCDIQDLVLLQTFLGLSTTLGVVIAGSVIKRSCRINNTLISVQIVSQASLLAVAVSILFLSFVLGFRPLCVLCWIYGIGFGGFRYSLKMLALQRVKAKYFTKAWGLIRGAESLPVIISVPLTMFLNDYSLKYGRAGYFICSAAAAIGVVLIFFVGYSSTRQGISMKSCNNGTLRSQYSTANSNFTPDLLNRSYLNLPAAAAGGGGGGVGGSCKYMGQCGCQACMSLLQRSCYNCHQVPNIQPRCHAAGTSHFNPYTNSYCFNEGMMCPQKYNALRENQARCRKYTFGSGSIGANMGRKLQKSFSFVSNPCTATCVCTYPEQYCLPCTPKRPKQALHPGSFSRNYGGAGSLCHSSKSRSVPEGLSTFSQYCRCPAMHCQTYNYQRQRSQSLSKPVHFVEQITTSV, from the exons atgaataatttttataattcttataaCGCTTATAACCAGCAGCATCATTTGCATGCAGATGATCCTGTGTTGCCAGCTACTGTTCCCCTTCCTCCAACATCGCATCTGCGAAGACAGGCAGCTGCAGTGTCGAGGCCAAGCTTTGGCAATGGCAACCTATCGAATCAGCACTCCCAATCAATCACGGCCTTATGCAATGTTTTCGATAATTATTATGGGAATAGCTTTACGTGTCAATGTCATGGAAACTTAGGGACCCCAAAAGTCCGATCGGATCAGTGGTTCGAGGAACCAAAGCCCAGGGAGCTACCACCACCGCCCAGCTGCTATTCAG GATACGAACGAGGGAATAGACTGACCGATGATGAGGACTCAACCTTTCCTGCAGGACTCCTGGACCGGGAGTTCCATATGTTGCACCGGAATATACCTGCCCTGCGTAGGTCTGGTGTTGATATCACCACAATAAGACAGCATTTTTACCCGGACGGTGGTTGGGGATGGATCATTTGTGGGCTATCGTTCCTAGCACACGTCCTGACCTCAGGATTGCAGCTCTCCTATGGATTGCTGCTCTTCTATGCCACTCAACATTTTGGCAACAAAAGCGAAATAG ATTGGTTAGGAGCATTAAGCTGGTCGGTATCCACAATAGCTATTCCAGTTGTAATAGCATTTTGCAGAAAGAAATCGACTCGGCTTTTAGCTGTCATTGGAGGTTTGGTGCTACCGTTGGGTGTCCTTTTCACATCGTTTGCCACCCAACTGGGTCAGATGTCTTTTAGTTATG GTGTCTTAATAGGACTTGGAGTCTCAATGGTTCGAGAATCGTCGATCATAATGATTggaaattacttcaaaaaacgTCGACAATTTGTCGAAATGGTGGCCATGTCTGGAGAAGGAGTTGGATTGGCATTGTTCTCGGTAATCCTTAAGGAGGGCGTTGG CAAAATGGGTTGGAGACTTGGTTTGCAAGTCATCGCAGCAATGGTGTCTGTCAGCTTCTTCATGGGTCTATTGTATAGACCGGCTTCCCTCTATCATCCACAACGTAGAGCTattcaacatttgaaaaatcaaagaaaaaaa gtcaaagaaaaaaagacaataGTTCAAAGCCCAAAGAAAAGTTTCATAGATCTCGTTCCAGCTAGATCAACTACAGTTAGAGTGCTTATAATAACTTCAGCTGTATCGGCGCTGGGAATTTATGCTCCAATATTTTCAATG TCACTACATGCTGCCAAAGAAGGTTGTGACATCCAAGACTTGGTGCTCCTTCAAACATTCCTTGGGTTATCAACAACTTTAGGAGTAGTTATAGCTGGTTCAGTTATAAAAAGATCTTGCAGAATCAACAATACTTTGATTTCAGTGCAAATTGTTTCTCag GCTTCATTGCTCGCAGTAGCGGTTTCTatattgtttctttcttttgtgCTCGGATTTCGACCACTTTGTGTGCTCTGTTGGATATACGGAATTGGATTTGGAGGTTTTCGATACTCGTTGAAAATGTTGGCTCTGCAGCGAGTTAAAGCTAAATACTTTACAAAAGCATGGg GCCTTATAAGAGGAGCAGAATCACTGCCGGTGATTATAAGTGTACCGTTGACGATGTTTTTGAATGATTACTCATTGAAATATGGCCGAGCtggatattttatttgttcagcAGCAGCCGCTATTGGCGTTGTTCTAATATTCTTCGTTGGCTATTCGAGCACTAGACAAGGCATTTCAATGAAAAGTTGCAATAATGGCACTCTAAGATCCCAATATTCCACTGCCAATAGCAACTTCACACCGGACCTTCTCAATCGAAGCTATCTAAATTTACCGGCTGCTGCTgctggcggtggtggtggtggagtCGGCGGTAGTTGCAAGTATATGGGACAATGCGGCTGCCAAGCGTGTATGAGTCTCCTTCAGAGGAGCTGTTATAACTGTCACCAAGTACCTAATATCCAACCCAGATGTCATGCTGCTGGAACTAGTCATTTTAATCCCTATACAAATTCGTACTGTTTTAACGAAGGTATGATGTGTCCTCAGAAGTACAACGCTCTACGGGAAAACCAAGCTCGTTGCCGGAAATACACGTTTGGATCGGGCAGCATAGGGGCCAATATGGGCAGAAAGCTACAGAAGAGTTTTTCATTTGTTAGCAATCCATGTACTGCCACTTGTGTTTGCACCTATCCAGAGCAATATTGTTTACCATGTACTCCTAAAAG ACCAAAACAAGCTTTACATCCAGGTTCATTTTCTCGAAACTATGGCGGAGCTGGTTCGTTGTGCCATTCGTCGAAAAGTCGCAGTGTTCCAGAAGGCCTATCCACATTCTCTCAGTATTGCCGTTGCCCAGCAATGCATTGCCAAACTTATAACTATCAACGTCAAAGGTCACAATCTCTATCGAAGCCAGTTCACTTTGTCGAGCAAATAACAACTTCTGTCTGA